Proteins from a single region of Pseudopedobacter saltans DSM 12145:
- a CDS encoding (Fe-S)-binding protein yields the protein MNVELFIPCFVDQLYVETARNTVKVLEKAGCNVIYNPDQTCCGQPAYNAGYWDDAKKVGSKFLNDFSGQNYIVSPSASCTGMVRNAYNDLFFNTAIHNKCRSIQSNIYELSEFLINVLHKDYFGAELEGVAVYHDSCSGLRECKIKSEPRKLLEKVHGLELVEMKDQEVCCGFGGTFAVKFEGISAAMAEQKVNNAMATGAEYIISTDVSCLMQIQGYIDAHNLPLKTMHLADVLTSGWIEEPIF from the coding sequence ATGAATGTAGAATTGTTTATCCCTTGCTTTGTCGATCAGCTTTATGTAGAAACAGCAAGAAATACGGTTAAGGTTTTAGAAAAGGCAGGTTGTAATGTGATTTATAATCCGGATCAGACTTGTTGCGGACAGCCTGCTTATAACGCTGGCTATTGGGATGATGCGAAAAAAGTAGGAAGCAAATTCTTAAATGATTTTTCTGGACAGAATTATATTGTATCTCCTTCCGCTTCCTGTACAGGAATGGTAAGAAATGCATATAACGATCTGTTTTTTAACACCGCTATACATAACAAATGCAGAAGTATACAAAGTAATATTTATGAGCTTTCTGAGTTTTTGATAAACGTTTTACATAAAGACTATTTTGGAGCAGAGCTAGAAGGTGTTGCTGTTTATCACGATTCTTGCAGCGGCCTTAGGGAATGTAAAATAAAATCCGAACCAAGAAAGCTGCTGGAAAAAGTTCACGGATTGGAATTGGTAGAGATGAAGGATCAGGAAGTTTGTTGTGGATTCGGAGGGACATTTGCTGTAAAGTTTGAAGGAATTTCTGCAGCCATGGCGGAGCAAAAAGTAAATAATGCAATGGCTACCGGTGCAGAATATATTATTTCTACAGATGTTTCTTGCTTAATGCAAATACAGGGCTATATTGATGCTCATAATCTTCCGTTAAAAACTATGCACCTGGCAGACGTTTTAACATCCGGATGGATTGAAGAGCCAATATTTTAG
- a CDS encoding CHAT domain-containing protein, translated as MNFKQALIYLFFILSLFTQSVYGNIDDFRDSLKSFKKEDKLTGWIDLGIEEAINNIGQSILYLDETEKGAWRKPKTDEEKEAWLFLLINQGYYQLYHGDINNSINKYESAYSFYQTEKIPIDIEEYILKPLGNNYTRIGDFERAIFIQNQSLDIATAEKNDTLAASIHNNLAITYLSKGNLKEAQKQAELGLQLSKEENNIYGLLYSTKAKILYEQQEYKNALISADKALKYLKQKKSTTYWQISAHDIIANIELKNGNYASAEKHIQEAFNLISTDRKREYSSLYILKSRLYFQKKNYKSALKSIDEGLAILDNQFNETQGFPNTKNLYPEIKLQLALVLKGDILAATNRKEEALTAYLLANQVSELLRSGYTYLSSKKKQQEEAKLNAEKIIETAYSLWLGSKNEKFAKLILETSEKTKARLLFDELKFNQERFASKNKAYTDILKLEQTINYYEKQKRIENTSRFDKKLDNLHFQLSSLRKSNNLQNYVLNISADELTSQIPKKVLALVFFVGNQNTYIITASSMGIASIAKINDSGSQEKEVGNFINTYFYNGPNAMINKPKSFFNESYKIYQSIFSPLKLTGYNDLLIIKDGIYNYLAFDGLISSNRYTKKIKEWPYLISNKKIRYQYSLYNLNKTDKGYDNLLFSGFFLSKTSDNPTVIPSVNYEYNALKNMIDGRFYSNERVNSDILKDKIETSNILHISSHAHLSDSTAEPVLELFNEKFYLFEIEPNRSFPNLVVLNACQTGNGEFISGEGIESLARGFLAAGTKAVISSLWRVNDEAGAKILVLFYKNLLKSTSPVDALRMAKLNWIHSHKTSDIMALPYYWDNTVYTGSDMQITFNKAFNKTFYIIVAAIIATILALIIIVYLSRKPKA; from the coding sequence ATGAATTTTAAACAGGCTCTTATTTATCTCTTTTTTATTTTATCTCTGTTTACGCAATCAGTTTATGGAAATATTGATGACTTTAGAGACAGCCTAAAAAGTTTTAAAAAAGAAGATAAGCTTACCGGATGGATAGATTTAGGCATAGAAGAAGCCATTAACAATATAGGCCAAAGCATTCTTTACCTCGATGAAACAGAGAAAGGTGCATGGCGCAAACCTAAAACAGATGAAGAAAAGGAAGCCTGGTTATTTCTGCTAATTAATCAGGGATATTACCAATTATATCATGGAGACATCAATAACTCTATCAATAAATACGAATCAGCTTATAGTTTCTATCAAACCGAGAAAATCCCTATCGATATTGAAGAATATATCCTAAAACCCTTAGGAAATAATTATACCCGAATAGGTGATTTTGAAAGAGCTATTTTTATCCAGAACCAAAGCTTAGATATTGCAACTGCTGAAAAAAATGACACTTTAGCCGCTTCCATACATAATAATCTTGCCATAACATATCTTAGTAAAGGCAATTTGAAAGAAGCACAGAAACAAGCAGAATTAGGTTTACAACTGTCAAAAGAAGAGAATAACATCTATGGACTTTTGTATTCTACCAAAGCGAAAATCCTGTATGAACAGCAGGAATATAAGAACGCACTAATTTCTGCAGACAAAGCTCTTAAATATCTTAAGCAAAAGAAAAGTACGACTTATTGGCAAATAAGTGCCCATGATATCATTGCTAACATTGAACTTAAAAATGGAAATTATGCCAGCGCTGAAAAACATATTCAGGAAGCTTTTAATTTAATTTCTACAGATCGAAAACGTGAATATTCTTCCTTGTATATTTTAAAAAGCAGATTATATTTCCAAAAGAAGAACTATAAATCAGCCTTAAAATCGATAGATGAAGGACTTGCGATCTTAGACAATCAGTTTAATGAAACTCAGGGTTTCCCAAATACAAAAAATCTTTATCCGGAAATAAAACTGCAACTTGCTTTGGTCCTTAAAGGCGATATTCTTGCTGCTACCAACCGAAAAGAAGAAGCGCTTACTGCGTACCTATTAGCTAACCAGGTCTCCGAATTATTGAGATCAGGATACACCTACCTCTCATCAAAGAAAAAGCAACAGGAAGAAGCCAAACTCAACGCCGAAAAAATAATAGAAACCGCTTACTCGCTGTGGTTGGGAAGCAAAAATGAAAAATTTGCCAAGCTTATTTTAGAAACATCTGAAAAAACCAAGGCCAGACTCTTATTCGACGAGCTTAAGTTTAATCAGGAACGTTTTGCTTCTAAAAACAAAGCCTATACAGATATATTAAAGCTGGAACAAACTATCAATTATTACGAGAAGCAGAAAAGAATCGAAAATACCTCGAGGTTTGATAAAAAATTAGACAATCTACATTTTCAGCTATCTTCCCTGCGAAAATCCAACAATCTTCAAAACTATGTCCTAAATATCAGTGCAGATGAGTTAACCTCACAAATCCCTAAAAAAGTACTGGCATTGGTATTTTTTGTTGGTAACCAAAATACATATATCATTACAGCTTCCTCGATGGGCATAGCCAGCATTGCGAAAATTAATGATTCTGGTTCTCAGGAAAAAGAAGTCGGAAACTTCATCAACACCTATTTCTACAATGGGCCAAACGCCATGATTAACAAGCCAAAATCATTTTTCAACGAATCTTATAAAATATATCAATCTATTTTCTCTCCATTAAAACTTACCGGTTATAACGATTTACTGATAATTAAGGACGGTATTTATAATTACCTGGCTTTTGATGGACTTATTAGCAGCAATCGATATACAAAAAAAATTAAGGAGTGGCCCTACCTGATTTCCAATAAAAAAATCAGATACCAATATTCCTTATACAATCTGAATAAAACTGACAAAGGATACGATAATCTTTTGTTTTCGGGCTTCTTTTTAAGCAAAACGAGTGATAATCCAACGGTTATTCCTTCTGTAAATTATGAGTATAACGCTTTGAAAAACATGATCGATGGACGTTTTTATAGTAATGAAAGAGTAAATTCGGATATTCTGAAAGATAAAATTGAAACCAGTAATATTTTACACATAAGCAGCCATGCCCATTTAAGTGATTCTACCGCCGAACCTGTTCTGGAACTGTTTAATGAAAAGTTTTACTTATTCGAGATTGAACCAAATCGTTCATTTCCGAACCTTGTTGTTCTAAATGCCTGCCAAACCGGAAATGGGGAGTTTATCAGCGGAGAGGGAATTGAAAGCTTAGCCAGGGGTTTTCTTGCTGCAGGAACAAAAGCTGTAATATCTTCTTTATGGAGGGTTAATGATGAAGCTGGAGCCAAAATCTTAGTTTTATTTTACAAAAATCTTCTGAAGAGCACTAGCCCTGTTGATGCTTTAAGAATGGCTAAGTTAAATTGGATACATAGTCATAAAACCAGTGATATTATGGCTCTACCCTATTATTGGGATAACACTGTTTATACCGGATCGGATATGCAGATTACTTTTAATAAAGCTTTTAACAAAACTTTCTATATTATTGTTGCCGCTATTATAGCCACAATTTTAGCTTTAATTATTATTGTTTATTTATCTAGAAAGCCGAAAGCTTAA
- a CDS encoding PKD domain-containing protein, whose amino-acid sequence MRKPVLLLLFIITAFFGFKDVSAQSPIANDTVPAKIIYHINDGQVSFNSELRPLRPIAGAPAPFYSYFWEFGDGNFSFLQNPTHVYADSGIYAPRLYATNNYDDGNPPPMRPGKLKTSKPAVKSMLASTNFFKDKHQIALQSNRMPKPQEEMVVILGYKNSDLINPLTKSGTIAFFYNDTQFEKDNFKITDIRTHHGEEKTDLGRLITLGSLKSTNVDFYARSGPSPLSSIANTNSSRIIHEQKAAFRNSEAWKYNNLQANEERFLFLSLQTTPEMIKDTNAVVNLSAVFIPDDPLAEIDIYKLELQIVASHDPNKMILKNRSMNYRFLGKDKTLTYKVRFQNTGKGPAKKVDVGVSIPEGLDVQSVKIKDSNPKLILCNAAYTGQSCLDTIIKKDSIHFVFRNIYLPGVQQDGVNDKDSTKGYIEYQIKFKEKPKKLPFASSAGIVFDKNEPIYTNKAKGKFKPGISPGIMVGYGSLTSATSVKGIGDKSYTLGFSISPYSPYRKYLQAELFLNTYETTNDLINVYTLSKDTSMYGNQTFQIITGREIYSQTKKFNLDLVPAHLRYNLNNYIGLGIGAFTSLTISESTKLVQRTNLLDYSRDAATGSKEPQKIHDDILLSKNNKSFAIVNASIFADLQLGLVRKGPALGIRYLQGVSNKDNRIFAYLSFKL is encoded by the coding sequence ATGAGAAAACCTGTACTTCTGCTGTTATTCATCATTACAGCTTTTTTTGGTTTCAAAGACGTTTCAGCACAATCTCCAATTGCTAATGATACAGTTCCGGCTAAAATTATTTATCACATAAACGATGGTCAAGTATCTTTCAATTCGGAGCTTAGGCCTTTAAGACCAATAGCAGGTGCTCCGGCTCCCTTCTACAGTTATTTCTGGGAATTTGGAGACGGAAATTTTTCATTTTTACAAAATCCTACCCACGTATACGCGGATAGTGGAATATATGCTCCCCGATTGTATGCAACCAACAATTATGATGATGGGAATCCTCCACCCATGCGACCGGGAAAGTTAAAAACCTCGAAACCAGCAGTTAAATCAATGTTGGCTTCCACTAACTTTTTTAAAGACAAACATCAAATTGCTCTGCAAAGCAACAGGATGCCCAAGCCTCAGGAAGAAATGGTAGTTATTTTGGGTTATAAGAATTCAGATTTAATTAATCCTTTAACTAAAAGCGGTACAATTGCTTTTTTTTATAATGATACTCAATTCGAAAAAGACAACTTTAAAATAACAGATATCAGGACTCATCACGGAGAAGAAAAAACAGATCTTGGCCGATTAATCACATTAGGTTCTCTAAAATCAACAAATGTAGATTTTTACGCCAGAAGTGGTCCAAGTCCATTATCCTCCATTGCAAACACAAATTCTTCCAGAATTATTCATGAACAAAAGGCCGCTTTTAGAAATTCGGAAGCCTGGAAGTACAATAACCTGCAGGCAAACGAAGAGCGATTTCTATTTTTAAGCCTACAAACCACACCTGAAATGATTAAAGATACTAATGCTGTCGTTAATCTTTCTGCCGTTTTCATTCCTGATGATCCACTGGCTGAAATAGACATCTACAAATTGGAACTTCAGATTGTGGCCTCCCATGACCCCAATAAAATGATATTGAAAAACCGTTCTATGAATTACAGATTCTTAGGCAAAGACAAAACATTGACTTATAAAGTCCGCTTTCAAAATACAGGAAAAGGACCAGCTAAGAAAGTTGATGTCGGCGTAAGCATTCCGGAAGGTTTAGATGTTCAATCGGTGAAAATAAAAGATTCCAATCCTAAACTTATATTATGTAATGCTGCTTATACAGGACAAAGCTGCCTGGATACTATCATAAAAAAAGATAGTATTCACTTTGTTTTTCGTAACATTTACCTCCCCGGTGTGCAACAGGATGGTGTAAATGATAAAGATTCAACCAAAGGATATATAGAATATCAAATTAAGTTTAAAGAAAAGCCTAAAAAGCTTCCATTTGCAAGCTCTGCGGGAATAGTTTTCGACAAAAACGAACCTATTTATACCAATAAAGCCAAAGGAAAATTCAAACCAGGAATTTCTCCAGGGATTATGGTCGGTTATGGGAGTCTAACATCAGCTACTTCTGTAAAAGGAATTGGCGATAAAAGTTATACCCTTGGTTTCAGTATTTCACCATATTCTCCTTATAGAAAATATCTGCAGGCCGAACTATTTTTAAACACTTATGAGACCACTAATGATTTGATAAACGTTTACACATTAAGCAAAGATACGTCGATGTACGGCAACCAAACCTTTCAGATAATTACTGGTCGGGAAATTTATAGCCAGACAAAAAAATTCAATCTGGACCTGGTTCCCGCACATTTAAGATACAACCTGAACAATTATATAGGCTTGGGTATAGGTGCTTTTACTTCTCTTACAATCTCAGAAAGCACAAAACTGGTTCAAAGAACAAATCTTTTGGATTATAGCAGAGATGCCGCCACCGGGTCAAAAGAACCTCAAAAGATACATGATGACATTTTATTAAGCAAAAACAATAAAAGCTTCGCGATTGTTAATGCCAGTATATTTGCAGACCTCCAATTGGGTTTAGTAAGGAAAGGACCTGCTCTCGGAATCAGATATTTACAGGGTGTTAGTAATAAAGACAATCGCATATTTGCTTATCTTAGTTTTAAACTATAA
- a CDS encoding RNA polymerase sigma factor translates to MRKQHEDQYYLEGLLSNDSSVIQKIYSRFSSKVKRLIVSNSGTEDDAGDIFQESLIDIYNQAKYKGLQLTCPFEPFFLMVCKRKWLNQLKKKSNLQVTNNEDDLLSIGEDVFLQADKLLEEEEQSKLYVKMFERLSEKCREIINLTLIDEHQERIAEKLNVTYGYLRKKKSECVGSLMQMIKSEIRKRDEQV, encoded by the coding sequence TTGAGAAAGCAACACGAAGATCAATATTATCTGGAAGGCTTATTGTCAAATGATAGTTCCGTCATACAGAAAATCTATTCCCGTTTTTCGTCTAAAGTCAAGCGCTTAATTGTTAGCAACAGTGGAACGGAAGATGATGCAGGGGATATTTTTCAGGAGTCACTTATAGATATTTATAATCAGGCGAAATATAAAGGCTTACAACTAACTTGTCCGTTCGAGCCTTTCTTTCTGATGGTATGTAAGCGTAAGTGGTTGAATCAGTTGAAGAAGAAATCAAATCTACAGGTAACAAATAATGAAGATGATTTATTATCAATTGGTGAGGATGTTTTTCTTCAGGCAGATAAACTATTAGAGGAAGAGGAACAAAGTAAACTGTATGTGAAGATGTTTGAACGATTATCTGAAAAATGTCGCGAAATCATAAACTTAACACTAATAGACGAACATCAGGAGAGAATAGCAGAAAAATTGAATGTTACTTATGGTTATTTGCGAAAAAAGAAATCGGAATGTGTAGGATCGTTAATGCAAATGATAAAATCTGAAATAAGGAAAAGAGATGAACAGGTTTAA
- a CDS encoding tetratricopeptide repeat protein yields the protein MNRFNVEDIIRFINREMDETERTDFEAELEQDSQLKADYELYIKINGALKAHKHRNDIDDLAFKENLRRLKWDYFSNQEETPVRKLRINKFYYVAAAILMALFIWAPWNQNSYNEFFDAKMVSVEERGSGDNISLLKDATEAFNKHRFEEAKGKLKTLLATDPDNDMLKFYYGVSLSQTNNFEQSKEYLEQVYQGESIFKDEAAYYLALAYLGKKDKKNAEEWLKKIDRESGVYRKSRLLLKEIQ from the coding sequence ATGAACAGGTTTAATGTAGAAGATATTATCCGTTTTATCAATCGGGAAATGGACGAAACGGAACGAACTGATTTTGAAGCTGAACTTGAACAAGATAGTCAGTTAAAGGCAGATTATGAGCTTTATATTAAGATAAATGGCGCTTTAAAAGCTCATAAACATAGAAATGATATAGATGATCTGGCATTTAAAGAAAATCTGCGAAGGTTAAAATGGGACTATTTTAGCAATCAGGAAGAAACACCGGTTAGAAAACTTCGGATAAATAAATTCTATTACGTTGCCGCTGCAATTCTTATGGCGCTATTTATCTGGGCGCCATGGAATCAGAATAGCTATAATGAGTTTTTTGATGCAAAAATGGTTTCTGTTGAAGAAAGGGGAAGTGGTGATAATATCAGTTTGCTAAAAGATGCAACCGAAGCTTTTAATAAACATCGCTTTGAAGAGGCAAAAGGAAAGCTGAAAACATTATTAGCTACTGATCCAGATAATGATATGCTGAAGTTTTATTATGGTGTTTCTCTAAGTCAAACTAATAATTTTGAGCAATCAAAAGAATATCTAGAACAGGTTTATCAGGGAGAATCAATATTTAAAGATGAGGCCGCTTATTATCTGGCCTTGGCTTACCTGGGAAAGAAGGATAAAAAGAACGCTGAAGAATGGCTCAAAAAAATAGATCGGGAATCTGGTGTTTATAGAAAGTCTAGGTTGCTATTGAAAGAAATACAGTAG
- the thrS gene encoding threonine--tRNA ligase — protein sequence MIKITLPDGSVREYEKGTTAHQIALSISEGLARNVLAAEVNGEVWDSSRPIEHDATVKLLTWNDDEGKSTFWHSSAHLLAEALEALYPGTKFGIGPAIETGFYYDVDFGDRDFSSDDLRKIEDKMLELAKTKETFERKAVSKSDALAYFTEKGDEYKLDLIKDLEDGKITFYSQGNFTDLCRGPHIPHTGFIKALKLTNVAGAYWRGDESRKQLTRIYGVSFPKQSELTEYIQRIEEAKKRDHRKLGKELELFTFSEKVGLGLPLWLPKGTALRERLVSFLQKAQQKAGYDQVITPHIGHKNLYITSGHYDKYGADSFQPIKTPQEGEEFFLKPMNCPHHCEIYKSKPRSYKDLPVRLAEFGTVYRYEQSGELHGLTRVRGFTQDDAHLFCRPDQVKEEFKKVIDLVLYVFKALGFDEYIAQVSLRDPENKSKYIGSDENWILAENAIIEAAAEKGLPTVVETGEAAFYGPKLDFMVKDALGRKWQLGTIQVDYNLPERFELEYTGSDNQKHRPVMIHRAPFGSLERFVAVLIEHCAGNFPLWLTPEQFIVLPISEKFEEYGKKVLDSLNNSDIRGLIDLRDEKIGRKIRDAEVKKLPYMLIIGEKEMQDGMVSVRKHGEGDKGSMTIEEFKSLLLDEIKIK from the coding sequence ATGATTAAAATTACACTTCCCGATGGTTCCGTAAGGGAATATGAAAAGGGAACAACAGCACATCAAATAGCGCTTTCCATTTCGGAAGGTTTAGCAAGGAACGTATTAGCAGCAGAAGTAAACGGAGAAGTTTGGGATTCTTCCAGACCGATAGAGCATGATGCTACCGTTAAATTATTGACATGGAATGATGATGAAGGAAAGTCTACTTTCTGGCACTCATCAGCCCACTTATTAGCGGAAGCTTTGGAAGCACTTTATCCGGGTACGAAATTTGGTATCGGTCCGGCAATCGAAACGGGATTTTATTATGATGTAGATTTCGGTGACAGAGACTTTTCTTCAGACGATTTGAGAAAAATCGAGGATAAGATGCTGGAATTGGCAAAAACAAAGGAAACTTTCGAAAGAAAAGCCGTTTCTAAGTCTGATGCTTTAGCCTATTTTACTGAAAAGGGCGATGAGTATAAATTAGATTTGATTAAGGATCTTGAAGATGGAAAAATTACTTTCTATAGCCAGGGGAACTTTACCGATTTATGCCGCGGACCACATATACCGCATACAGGATTTATCAAAGCGCTGAAGTTGACTAATGTAGCCGGAGCTTATTGGAGAGGAGATGAATCAAGAAAGCAGTTAACCCGTATTTATGGGGTTTCTTTTCCTAAGCAAAGCGAGCTTACAGAATATATACAACGTATAGAAGAAGCCAAAAAACGTGATCACAGAAAGTTAGGAAAGGAGTTGGAATTATTCACTTTCTCAGAAAAAGTTGGTTTAGGTTTGCCGTTGTGGTTACCTAAAGGAACAGCTTTAAGAGAGCGTTTAGTAAGCTTTTTACAAAAAGCTCAACAAAAAGCGGGTTACGATCAGGTTATAACTCCGCATATCGGTCATAAGAATTTATATATTACTTCCGGACACTACGATAAATACGGAGCGGATTCTTTTCAACCAATAAAAACTCCACAAGAGGGAGAAGAATTCTTCCTGAAACCAATGAATTGTCCGCATCATTGCGAAATTTATAAATCAAAACCAAGATCATATAAAGATCTTCCGGTAAGATTGGCAGAATTTGGTACAGTTTATCGTTATGAGCAAAGTGGTGAACTTCATGGATTGACTCGCGTAAGAGGGTTTACTCAGGATGATGCTCACTTATTTTGTCGTCCGGACCAGGTTAAAGAAGAGTTTAAAAAAGTAATCGATTTAGTATTGTATGTTTTCAAAGCTTTAGGTTTTGATGAGTATATAGCTCAGGTTTCGCTAAGAGATCCTGAAAATAAATCGAAATATATTGGATCTGATGAAAACTGGATATTAGCTGAAAATGCGATCATTGAGGCTGCTGCGGAAAAAGGCTTGCCTACTGTTGTAGAAACCGGTGAAGCGGCATTCTATGGGCCAAAATTGGATTTCATGGTTAAAGATGCCCTTGGACGTAAATGGCAATTGGGAACCATTCAGGTAGATTACAACCTGCCAGAGCGTTTCGAGTTGGAATATACAGGAAGTGACAATCAAAAACACAGGCCGGTAATGATTCACAGAGCACCTTTTGGATCTCTGGAAAGATTTGTTGCCGTGTTGATAGAGCATTGTGCTGGTAACTTCCCGTTATGGCTTACACCAGAGCAATTTATAGTTCTTCCGATTTCAGAAAAATTTGAGGAATATGGTAAAAAAGTTTTAGATTCATTAAATAATTCCGATATTCGCGGCTTGATTGACCTACGTGACGAAAAGATAGGAAGGAAGATTCGTGACGCAGAGGTTAAGAAGCTTCCGTACATGTTAATTATAGGCGAAAAAGAAATGCAGGATGGCATGGTTTCTGTTCGTAAGCATGGCGAAGGTGATAAAGGAAGTATGACAATAGAAGAATTTAAAAGTCTTCTGTTAGACGAAATAAAAATTAAATAA
- the infC gene encoding translation initiation factor IF-3, with product MNPNNNKRRTTEPAHNINRRIRAKEVRVVGEDIEQGVYPIEQALAMAEEQELDLVEISPNANPPVCRIIDYNKFIYEQKKKLKEIKANAKQTVIKEIRFGPNTSDHDYQFKLKHAISFLEAGEKVRAYVHFKGRAIVYKEKGEILLLKFAQALEDYGKVELLPKLEGKRMFLTVAPKTTKK from the coding sequence TTGAATCCGAACAATAACAAAAGAAGAACTACAGAGCCAGCTCATAATATCAATAGAAGAATTAGAGCTAAGGAAGTAAGGGTAGTAGGAGAAGATATAGAGCAAGGTGTTTATCCTATAGAACAAGCACTAGCTATGGCAGAAGAACAAGAGTTAGATCTTGTGGAAATCTCTCCTAATGCTAATCCGCCTGTGTGTAGAATTATTGATTATAACAAGTTTATCTACGAGCAAAAGAAAAAGCTTAAAGAGATTAAAGCTAATGCTAAGCAGACTGTTATAAAAGAAATCCGTTTCGGTCCTAATACCAGTGATCACGATTACCAGTTTAAATTAAAACATGCTATAAGCTTCCTGGAGGCAGGAGAGAAGGTAAGAGCTTATGTGCATTTTAAAGGAAGAGCTATTGTTTATAAAGAAAAAGGAGAGATCCTGTTATTGAAATTTGCTCAGGCTTTAGAAGATTATGGTAAAGTAGAACTATTACCTAAGTTAGAGGGTAAAAGAATGTTCTTAACAGTAGCACCTAAAACGACTAAAAAATAA
- the rpmI gene encoding 50S ribosomal protein L35 translates to MPKMKTNSSAKKRFSLTGTGKVKRKSAYKSHILTKKTTKQKRNLTHTAYVHESDMGNVKFMLCIGK, encoded by the coding sequence ATGCCAAAAATGAAAACCAATTCCAGTGCTAAAAAGCGTTTCTCGCTTACTGGAACAGGTAAAGTGAAAAGAAAAAGTGCTTATAAAAGCCACATTCTTACTAAGAAAACTACAAAACAAAAACGTAACTTAACTCACACTGCTTATGTACATGAGTCTGATATGGGTAACGTTAAGTTTATGCTTTGTATAGGAAAGTAA
- the rplT gene encoding 50S ribosomal protein L20 has translation MPRSVNAVASRRRRKKILNLAKGYWGSRSKVYTIAKNTVEKGLQYAYRDRKVKKREFRALWIQRINAGARQYGVSYSQLMGKLAAKNIGLNRKVLADLAMNHPEAFKAIVDTVK, from the coding sequence ATGCCACGTTCGGTTAACGCAGTAGCGTCAAGAAGAAGAAGAAAAAAAATCCTTAACCTAGCAAAAGGTTACTGGGGATCAAGAAGCAAAGTTTATACTATTGCTAAAAATACTGTTGAAAAAGGTTTACAATATGCCTATAGAGACAGGAAAGTTAAGAAAAGAGAATTCAGAGCATTATGGATTCAACGTATCAATGCTGGTGCTCGTCAATACGGAGTCTCTTATTCTCAATTAATGGGAAAATTAGCTGCTAAAAACATTGGTTTAAATAGAAAAGTATTGGCTGATTTAGCAATGAATCATCCAGAAGCTTTTAAAGCTATTGTTGATACAGTAAAATAA
- a CDS encoding peroxiredoxin — translation MSLKLGDIAPNFKAQTSKGEIDFYDYIGDSWAVLFSHPADYTPVCTTELGRTAALQEEFEKRNVKVLALSVDDVDSHQGWIKDINETQNVDVQFPIIADPERKISELYDFIHPNANATLTVRSLLVIGPDKTIKLIITYPASTGRNFQEILRVIDSLQLTANYSVATPADWKEGEDVVVSNSIKTEDIPSKFPKGFREVKPYLRLTPQPNK, via the coding sequence ATGAGTTTAAAATTAGGAGACATAGCGCCAAATTTCAAAGCACAGACTTCGAAAGGCGAAATTGATTTTTATGATTATATAGGAGACAGCTGGGCTGTACTTTTTTCTCATCCTGCAGACTATACTCCGGTATGTACAACAGAGCTAGGGAGAACGGCAGCATTACAGGAAGAATTTGAAAAAAGAAATGTAAAGGTTCTTGCACTAAGTGTTGATGATGTCGACTCGCATCAAGGGTGGATTAAAGATATCAACGAAACGCAGAATGTTGATGTTCAATTTCCAATTATAGCAGATCCTGAACGCAAAATTTCAGAGCTTTATGATTTTATTCATCCTAATGCAAATGCCACTCTTACAGTAAGATCTTTACTGGTAATTGGGCCAGATAAAACGATTAAGCTAATTATAACTTATCCTGCTTCTACGGGAAGAAATTTCCAGGAAATATTAAGAGTTATAGATTCCTTACAATTAACAGCTAATTATAGCGTAGCTACTCCTGCCGATTGGAAAGAAGGAGAAGATGTTGTTGTTTCTAATTCTATTAAGACTGAAGATATTCCGTCAAAATTTCCAAAAGGATTCAGAGAGGTAAAACCTTATTTGAGATTAACTCCCCAGCCGAATAAATAA